In the Telopea speciosissima isolate NSW1024214 ecotype Mountain lineage chromosome 2, Tspe_v1, whole genome shotgun sequence genome, one interval contains:
- the LOC122651643 gene encoding receptor-like serine/threonine-protein kinase NCRK isoform X2, with translation MGFLCVERMKLRLEVALACIIILLWFQYISCDELPDGSGTNKWTCSCASAQQGNQSYASASNCSTSCDCSPEEAGGDRWTCLCAVERFPKTVGLHGSSCFTACNCTSGFPVQPKHSSKHIFSKVAVYILLMCVLLTTVAFFASLACYIHRKGKCPLQLPLFSSDKGTSCNTTTNLISHRSNSMPEFKANVNSLLSPFTGCIWEASFTFRNKRGTVPGTIIEFTYSELEQATNKFSGVNLIGFGGSSHVYCGQLKDGTTVAVKRLKTDGGPDADSVFLTEIELISRLNHCHVVPLLGYCLESRGKLAERLLVFEYVSNGNLRDCLDGVQGKGPLDWGTRVSIAFGSARGLEYLHEAAAPRILHRDVKSTNILLDEKFRAKITDLGMAKRLRNDDLPSCSNSPARMQGTFGYFAPEYAIIGKACLKSDVFSFGVVLLELISGRQPIHKVSNKGDESLVIWATPRLQDSTRVISELPDPLLKGKFPEDEMHIMAYLAKECLLLDPDSRPTMSEVVQILSTIAPETSRRRNFPPNLYQCLSSPSTKSAVDMEMPEEHDNGPIDAESLQRITSARWSAWYSLQQNLDRTLCVENSRKEVENTLSIARSWHAPDDETVDLTEPRFESFCIASIQSP, from the exons ATGGGTTT CCTTTGTGTTGAAAGAATGAAGCTCCGGTTGGAAGTTGCCCTTGCTTGCATCATTATCCTGCTCTGGTTTCAGTACATTTCTTGTG ATGAACTTCCGGATGGCTCAGGCACTAACAAATGGACCTGTTCATGTGCTTCTGCTCAACAAGGAAATCAGAGCTATGCTAGTGCATCCAATTGTTCTACATCCTGTGATTGCAGTCCTG AAGAAGCTGGTGGAGATAGATGGACATGTCTTTGTGCTGTTGAGAGATTCCCGAAAACAGTTGGTCTCCATGGTTCCAGTTGTTTCACAGCCTGCAACTGCACATCTg GTTTCCCTGTTCAACCAAAACATTCATCGAAGCACATTTTCAGCAAAGTTGCTGTGTACATTCTCCTAATGTGTGTTTTGCTCACAACTGTTGCATTTTTTGCTTCATTGGCTTGCTATATACATAGGAAAGGAAAATGTCCTCTCCAACTTCCACTATTTTCATCAGATAAAGGCACAAGCTGCAATACCACTACCAACCTAATAAGTCATAGGTCTAATTCCATGCCAGAATTCAAAGCTAATGTGAATTCTCTTTTGAGTCCTTTCACAG GGTGCATATGGGAGGCTTCTTTCACATTTAGAAACAAAAGAGGAACAGTACCTGGAACAATTATTGAGTTTACGTACTCAGAATTGGAGCAAGCAACCAACAAGTTCTCCGGTGTCAATCTGATAGGATTTGGGGGGAGCAGTCATGTCTATTGTGGCCAGCTTAAAGATGGTACTACTGTTGCTGTTAAGCGGCTAAAAACTGATGGGGGGCCTGATGCAGATTCTGTGTTTTTAACTGAG ATTGAACTGATATCAAGACTCAATCATTGTCATGTGGTGCCTTTGCTTGGATACTGCTTGGAATCTCGAGGAAAACTGGCTGAGAGGCTACTAGTCTTTGAGTACGTGTCCAATGGCAACCTAAGAGATTGCCTGGATGGGGTTCAAGGAAAAGGACCCTTGGACTGGGGGACTCGTGTTAGCATTGCTTTTGGGTCTGCGAGGGGTTTGGAATATCTTCATGAAGCTGCTGCTCCAAGAATTTTGCATAGAGATGTCAAGTCCACCAATATTCTTTTGGACGAGAAGTTTAGAGCTAAA ATAACTGATCTTGGAATGGCAAAACGCTTGAGGAATGATGATCTTCCTAGCTGCTCAAATTCTCCTGCAAGAATGCAAGGAACTTTTGGATATTTTGCACCGGAGTATGCAATTATTGGAAAGGCCTGTCTTAAGTCAGATGTTTTCAGTTTTGGAGTGGTTCTTCTTGAGTTGATCAGTGGCCGACAGCCCATTCATAAAGTATCCAATAAAGGAGATGAAAGCCTTGTTATATGG GCTACCCCTCGTCTACAGGATAGTACACGAGTGATTTCAGAATTGCCTGACCCGCTTTTGAAAGGGAAGTTTCCCGAAGATGAGATGCACATAATGGCTTATTTAGCAAAGGAGTGCTTGCTTTTGGATCCTGATTCTCGACCAACCATGAGTGAGGTTGTCCAAATCCTTTCCACTATTGCACCTGAGACGTCTAGGAGGCGCAATTTTCCTCCAAACCTTTATCAG TGCTTATCCAGTCCAAGTACAAAAAGTGCAGTTGACATGGAGATGCCTGAGGAACATGATAATGGACCCATTGATGCAGAGAGCCTACAAAGAATCACATCTGCTAGGTGGTCTGCTTGGTATTCATTACAACAGAATTTAGACCGTACCCTATGTGTTGAGAACAGCAGGAAAGAGGTGGAGAACACATTGTCGATTGCTAGAAGTTGGCATGCCCCAGACGATGAAACAGTGGACTTAACTGAGCCCCGGTTCGAATCGTTTTGTATTGCAAGCATTCAATCTCCCTGA
- the LOC122651643 gene encoding receptor-like serine/threonine-protein kinase NCRK isoform X1, whose translation MCFCFGLCVERMKLRLEVALACIIILLWFQYISCDELPDGSGTNKWTCSCASAQQGNQSYASASNCSTSCDCSPEEAGGDRWTCLCAVERFPKTVGLHGSSCFTACNCTSGFPVQPKHSSKHIFSKVAVYILLMCVLLTTVAFFASLACYIHRKGKCPLQLPLFSSDKGTSCNTTTNLISHRSNSMPEFKANVNSLLSPFTGCIWEASFTFRNKRGTVPGTIIEFTYSELEQATNKFSGVNLIGFGGSSHVYCGQLKDGTTVAVKRLKTDGGPDADSVFLTEIELISRLNHCHVVPLLGYCLESRGKLAERLLVFEYVSNGNLRDCLDGVQGKGPLDWGTRVSIAFGSARGLEYLHEAAAPRILHRDVKSTNILLDEKFRAKITDLGMAKRLRNDDLPSCSNSPARMQGTFGYFAPEYAIIGKACLKSDVFSFGVVLLELISGRQPIHKVSNKGDESLVIWATPRLQDSTRVISELPDPLLKGKFPEDEMHIMAYLAKECLLLDPDSRPTMSEVVQILSTIAPETSRRRNFPPNLYQCLSSPSTKSAVDMEMPEEHDNGPIDAESLQRITSARWSAWYSLQQNLDRTLCVENSRKEVENTLSIARSWHAPDDETVDLTEPRFESFCIASIQSP comes from the exons ATGTGCTTTTGTTTTGg CCTTTGTGTTGAAAGAATGAAGCTCCGGTTGGAAGTTGCCCTTGCTTGCATCATTATCCTGCTCTGGTTTCAGTACATTTCTTGTG ATGAACTTCCGGATGGCTCAGGCACTAACAAATGGACCTGTTCATGTGCTTCTGCTCAACAAGGAAATCAGAGCTATGCTAGTGCATCCAATTGTTCTACATCCTGTGATTGCAGTCCTG AAGAAGCTGGTGGAGATAGATGGACATGTCTTTGTGCTGTTGAGAGATTCCCGAAAACAGTTGGTCTCCATGGTTCCAGTTGTTTCACAGCCTGCAACTGCACATCTg GTTTCCCTGTTCAACCAAAACATTCATCGAAGCACATTTTCAGCAAAGTTGCTGTGTACATTCTCCTAATGTGTGTTTTGCTCACAACTGTTGCATTTTTTGCTTCATTGGCTTGCTATATACATAGGAAAGGAAAATGTCCTCTCCAACTTCCACTATTTTCATCAGATAAAGGCACAAGCTGCAATACCACTACCAACCTAATAAGTCATAGGTCTAATTCCATGCCAGAATTCAAAGCTAATGTGAATTCTCTTTTGAGTCCTTTCACAG GGTGCATATGGGAGGCTTCTTTCACATTTAGAAACAAAAGAGGAACAGTACCTGGAACAATTATTGAGTTTACGTACTCAGAATTGGAGCAAGCAACCAACAAGTTCTCCGGTGTCAATCTGATAGGATTTGGGGGGAGCAGTCATGTCTATTGTGGCCAGCTTAAAGATGGTACTACTGTTGCTGTTAAGCGGCTAAAAACTGATGGGGGGCCTGATGCAGATTCTGTGTTTTTAACTGAG ATTGAACTGATATCAAGACTCAATCATTGTCATGTGGTGCCTTTGCTTGGATACTGCTTGGAATCTCGAGGAAAACTGGCTGAGAGGCTACTAGTCTTTGAGTACGTGTCCAATGGCAACCTAAGAGATTGCCTGGATGGGGTTCAAGGAAAAGGACCCTTGGACTGGGGGACTCGTGTTAGCATTGCTTTTGGGTCTGCGAGGGGTTTGGAATATCTTCATGAAGCTGCTGCTCCAAGAATTTTGCATAGAGATGTCAAGTCCACCAATATTCTTTTGGACGAGAAGTTTAGAGCTAAA ATAACTGATCTTGGAATGGCAAAACGCTTGAGGAATGATGATCTTCCTAGCTGCTCAAATTCTCCTGCAAGAATGCAAGGAACTTTTGGATATTTTGCACCGGAGTATGCAATTATTGGAAAGGCCTGTCTTAAGTCAGATGTTTTCAGTTTTGGAGTGGTTCTTCTTGAGTTGATCAGTGGCCGACAGCCCATTCATAAAGTATCCAATAAAGGAGATGAAAGCCTTGTTATATGG GCTACCCCTCGTCTACAGGATAGTACACGAGTGATTTCAGAATTGCCTGACCCGCTTTTGAAAGGGAAGTTTCCCGAAGATGAGATGCACATAATGGCTTATTTAGCAAAGGAGTGCTTGCTTTTGGATCCTGATTCTCGACCAACCATGAGTGAGGTTGTCCAAATCCTTTCCACTATTGCACCTGAGACGTCTAGGAGGCGCAATTTTCCTCCAAACCTTTATCAG TGCTTATCCAGTCCAAGTACAAAAAGTGCAGTTGACATGGAGATGCCTGAGGAACATGATAATGGACCCATTGATGCAGAGAGCCTACAAAGAATCACATCTGCTAGGTGGTCTGCTTGGTATTCATTACAACAGAATTTAGACCGTACCCTATGTGTTGAGAACAGCAGGAAAGAGGTGGAGAACACATTGTCGATTGCTAGAAGTTGGCATGCCCCAGACGATGAAACAGTGGACTTAACTGAGCCCCGGTTCGAATCGTTTTGTATTGCAAGCATTCAATCTCCCTGA
- the LOC122651643 gene encoding receptor-like serine/threonine-protein kinase NCRK isoform X4: MCFCFGLCVERMKLRLEVALACIIILLWFQYISCEEAGGDRWTCLCAVERFPKTVGLHGSSCFTACNCTSGFPVQPKHSSKHIFSKVAVYILLMCVLLTTVAFFASLACYIHRKGKCPLQLPLFSSDKGTSCNTTTNLISHRSNSMPEFKANVNSLLSPFTGCIWEASFTFRNKRGTVPGTIIEFTYSELEQATNKFSGVNLIGFGGSSHVYCGQLKDGTTVAVKRLKTDGGPDADSVFLTEIELISRLNHCHVVPLLGYCLESRGKLAERLLVFEYVSNGNLRDCLDGVQGKGPLDWGTRVSIAFGSARGLEYLHEAAAPRILHRDVKSTNILLDEKFRAKITDLGMAKRLRNDDLPSCSNSPARMQGTFGYFAPEYAIIGKACLKSDVFSFGVVLLELISGRQPIHKVSNKGDESLVIWATPRLQDSTRVISELPDPLLKGKFPEDEMHIMAYLAKECLLLDPDSRPTMSEVVQILSTIAPETSRRRNFPPNLYQCLSSPSTKSAVDMEMPEEHDNGPIDAESLQRITSARWSAWYSLQQNLDRTLCVENSRKEVENTLSIARSWHAPDDETVDLTEPRFESFCIASIQSP, from the exons ATGTGCTTTTGTTTTGg CCTTTGTGTTGAAAGAATGAAGCTCCGGTTGGAAGTTGCCCTTGCTTGCATCATTATCCTGCTCTGGTTTCAGTACATTTCTTGTG AAGAAGCTGGTGGAGATAGATGGACATGTCTTTGTGCTGTTGAGAGATTCCCGAAAACAGTTGGTCTCCATGGTTCCAGTTGTTTCACAGCCTGCAACTGCACATCTg GTTTCCCTGTTCAACCAAAACATTCATCGAAGCACATTTTCAGCAAAGTTGCTGTGTACATTCTCCTAATGTGTGTTTTGCTCACAACTGTTGCATTTTTTGCTTCATTGGCTTGCTATATACATAGGAAAGGAAAATGTCCTCTCCAACTTCCACTATTTTCATCAGATAAAGGCACAAGCTGCAATACCACTACCAACCTAATAAGTCATAGGTCTAATTCCATGCCAGAATTCAAAGCTAATGTGAATTCTCTTTTGAGTCCTTTCACAG GGTGCATATGGGAGGCTTCTTTCACATTTAGAAACAAAAGAGGAACAGTACCTGGAACAATTATTGAGTTTACGTACTCAGAATTGGAGCAAGCAACCAACAAGTTCTCCGGTGTCAATCTGATAGGATTTGGGGGGAGCAGTCATGTCTATTGTGGCCAGCTTAAAGATGGTACTACTGTTGCTGTTAAGCGGCTAAAAACTGATGGGGGGCCTGATGCAGATTCTGTGTTTTTAACTGAG ATTGAACTGATATCAAGACTCAATCATTGTCATGTGGTGCCTTTGCTTGGATACTGCTTGGAATCTCGAGGAAAACTGGCTGAGAGGCTACTAGTCTTTGAGTACGTGTCCAATGGCAACCTAAGAGATTGCCTGGATGGGGTTCAAGGAAAAGGACCCTTGGACTGGGGGACTCGTGTTAGCATTGCTTTTGGGTCTGCGAGGGGTTTGGAATATCTTCATGAAGCTGCTGCTCCAAGAATTTTGCATAGAGATGTCAAGTCCACCAATATTCTTTTGGACGAGAAGTTTAGAGCTAAA ATAACTGATCTTGGAATGGCAAAACGCTTGAGGAATGATGATCTTCCTAGCTGCTCAAATTCTCCTGCAAGAATGCAAGGAACTTTTGGATATTTTGCACCGGAGTATGCAATTATTGGAAAGGCCTGTCTTAAGTCAGATGTTTTCAGTTTTGGAGTGGTTCTTCTTGAGTTGATCAGTGGCCGACAGCCCATTCATAAAGTATCCAATAAAGGAGATGAAAGCCTTGTTATATGG GCTACCCCTCGTCTACAGGATAGTACACGAGTGATTTCAGAATTGCCTGACCCGCTTTTGAAAGGGAAGTTTCCCGAAGATGAGATGCACATAATGGCTTATTTAGCAAAGGAGTGCTTGCTTTTGGATCCTGATTCTCGACCAACCATGAGTGAGGTTGTCCAAATCCTTTCCACTATTGCACCTGAGACGTCTAGGAGGCGCAATTTTCCTCCAAACCTTTATCAG TGCTTATCCAGTCCAAGTACAAAAAGTGCAGTTGACATGGAGATGCCTGAGGAACATGATAATGGACCCATTGATGCAGAGAGCCTACAAAGAATCACATCTGCTAGGTGGTCTGCTTGGTATTCATTACAACAGAATTTAGACCGTACCCTATGTGTTGAGAACAGCAGGAAAGAGGTGGAGAACACATTGTCGATTGCTAGAAGTTGGCATGCCCCAGACGATGAAACAGTGGACTTAACTGAGCCCCGGTTCGAATCGTTTTGTATTGCAAGCATTCAATCTCCCTGA
- the LOC122651643 gene encoding receptor-like serine/threonine-protein kinase NCRK isoform X6: MCFCFGLCVERMKLRLEVALACIIILLWFQYISCDELPDGSGTNKWTCSCASAQQGNQSYASASNCSTSCDCSPEEAGGDRWTCLCAVERFPKTVGLHGSSCFTACNCTSGFPVQPKHSSKHIFSKVAVYILLMCVLLTTVAFFASLACYIHRKGKCPLQLPLFSSDKGTSCNTTTNLISHRSNSMPEFKANVNSLLSPFTGCIWEASFTFRNKRGTVPGTIIEFTYSELEQATNKFSGVNLIGFGGSSHVYCGQLKDGTTVAVKRLKTDGGPDADSVFLTEITDLGMAKRLRNDDLPSCSNSPARMQGTFGYFAPEYAIIGKACLKSDVFSFGVVLLELISGRQPIHKVSNKGDESLVIWATPRLQDSTRVISELPDPLLKGKFPEDEMHIMAYLAKECLLLDPDSRPTMSEVVQILSTIAPETSRRRNFPPNLYQCLSSPSTKSAVDMEMPEEHDNGPIDAESLQRITSARWSAWYSLQQNLDRTLCVENSRKEVENTLSIARSWHAPDDETVDLTEPRFESFCIASIQSP; this comes from the exons ATGTGCTTTTGTTTTGg CCTTTGTGTTGAAAGAATGAAGCTCCGGTTGGAAGTTGCCCTTGCTTGCATCATTATCCTGCTCTGGTTTCAGTACATTTCTTGTG ATGAACTTCCGGATGGCTCAGGCACTAACAAATGGACCTGTTCATGTGCTTCTGCTCAACAAGGAAATCAGAGCTATGCTAGTGCATCCAATTGTTCTACATCCTGTGATTGCAGTCCTG AAGAAGCTGGTGGAGATAGATGGACATGTCTTTGTGCTGTTGAGAGATTCCCGAAAACAGTTGGTCTCCATGGTTCCAGTTGTTTCACAGCCTGCAACTGCACATCTg GTTTCCCTGTTCAACCAAAACATTCATCGAAGCACATTTTCAGCAAAGTTGCTGTGTACATTCTCCTAATGTGTGTTTTGCTCACAACTGTTGCATTTTTTGCTTCATTGGCTTGCTATATACATAGGAAAGGAAAATGTCCTCTCCAACTTCCACTATTTTCATCAGATAAAGGCACAAGCTGCAATACCACTACCAACCTAATAAGTCATAGGTCTAATTCCATGCCAGAATTCAAAGCTAATGTGAATTCTCTTTTGAGTCCTTTCACAG GGTGCATATGGGAGGCTTCTTTCACATTTAGAAACAAAAGAGGAACAGTACCTGGAACAATTATTGAGTTTACGTACTCAGAATTGGAGCAAGCAACCAACAAGTTCTCCGGTGTCAATCTGATAGGATTTGGGGGGAGCAGTCATGTCTATTGTGGCCAGCTTAAAGATGGTACTACTGTTGCTGTTAAGCGGCTAAAAACTGATGGGGGGCCTGATGCAGATTCTGTGTTTTTAACTGAG ATAACTGATCTTGGAATGGCAAAACGCTTGAGGAATGATGATCTTCCTAGCTGCTCAAATTCTCCTGCAAGAATGCAAGGAACTTTTGGATATTTTGCACCGGAGTATGCAATTATTGGAAAGGCCTGTCTTAAGTCAGATGTTTTCAGTTTTGGAGTGGTTCTTCTTGAGTTGATCAGTGGCCGACAGCCCATTCATAAAGTATCCAATAAAGGAGATGAAAGCCTTGTTATATGG GCTACCCCTCGTCTACAGGATAGTACACGAGTGATTTCAGAATTGCCTGACCCGCTTTTGAAAGGGAAGTTTCCCGAAGATGAGATGCACATAATGGCTTATTTAGCAAAGGAGTGCTTGCTTTTGGATCCTGATTCTCGACCAACCATGAGTGAGGTTGTCCAAATCCTTTCCACTATTGCACCTGAGACGTCTAGGAGGCGCAATTTTCCTCCAAACCTTTATCAG TGCTTATCCAGTCCAAGTACAAAAAGTGCAGTTGACATGGAGATGCCTGAGGAACATGATAATGGACCCATTGATGCAGAGAGCCTACAAAGAATCACATCTGCTAGGTGGTCTGCTTGGTATTCATTACAACAGAATTTAGACCGTACCCTATGTGTTGAGAACAGCAGGAAAGAGGTGGAGAACACATTGTCGATTGCTAGAAGTTGGCATGCCCCAGACGATGAAACAGTGGACTTAACTGAGCCCCGGTTCGAATCGTTTTGTATTGCAAGCATTCAATCTCCCTGA
- the LOC122651643 gene encoding receptor-like serine/threonine-protein kinase NCRK isoform X3: MKLRLEVALACIIILLWFQYISCDELPDGSGTNKWTCSCASAQQGNQSYASASNCSTSCDCSPEEAGGDRWTCLCAVERFPKTVGLHGSSCFTACNCTSGFPVQPKHSSKHIFSKVAVYILLMCVLLTTVAFFASLACYIHRKGKCPLQLPLFSSDKGTSCNTTTNLISHRSNSMPEFKANVNSLLSPFTGCIWEASFTFRNKRGTVPGTIIEFTYSELEQATNKFSGVNLIGFGGSSHVYCGQLKDGTTVAVKRLKTDGGPDADSVFLTEIELISRLNHCHVVPLLGYCLESRGKLAERLLVFEYVSNGNLRDCLDGVQGKGPLDWGTRVSIAFGSARGLEYLHEAAAPRILHRDVKSTNILLDEKFRAKITDLGMAKRLRNDDLPSCSNSPARMQGTFGYFAPEYAIIGKACLKSDVFSFGVVLLELISGRQPIHKVSNKGDESLVIWATPRLQDSTRVISELPDPLLKGKFPEDEMHIMAYLAKECLLLDPDSRPTMSEVVQILSTIAPETSRRRNFPPNLYQCLSSPSTKSAVDMEMPEEHDNGPIDAESLQRITSARWSAWYSLQQNLDRTLCVENSRKEVENTLSIARSWHAPDDETVDLTEPRFESFCIASIQSP, encoded by the exons ATGAAGCTCCGGTTGGAAGTTGCCCTTGCTTGCATCATTATCCTGCTCTGGTTTCAGTACATTTCTTGTG ATGAACTTCCGGATGGCTCAGGCACTAACAAATGGACCTGTTCATGTGCTTCTGCTCAACAAGGAAATCAGAGCTATGCTAGTGCATCCAATTGTTCTACATCCTGTGATTGCAGTCCTG AAGAAGCTGGTGGAGATAGATGGACATGTCTTTGTGCTGTTGAGAGATTCCCGAAAACAGTTGGTCTCCATGGTTCCAGTTGTTTCACAGCCTGCAACTGCACATCTg GTTTCCCTGTTCAACCAAAACATTCATCGAAGCACATTTTCAGCAAAGTTGCTGTGTACATTCTCCTAATGTGTGTTTTGCTCACAACTGTTGCATTTTTTGCTTCATTGGCTTGCTATATACATAGGAAAGGAAAATGTCCTCTCCAACTTCCACTATTTTCATCAGATAAAGGCACAAGCTGCAATACCACTACCAACCTAATAAGTCATAGGTCTAATTCCATGCCAGAATTCAAAGCTAATGTGAATTCTCTTTTGAGTCCTTTCACAG GGTGCATATGGGAGGCTTCTTTCACATTTAGAAACAAAAGAGGAACAGTACCTGGAACAATTATTGAGTTTACGTACTCAGAATTGGAGCAAGCAACCAACAAGTTCTCCGGTGTCAATCTGATAGGATTTGGGGGGAGCAGTCATGTCTATTGTGGCCAGCTTAAAGATGGTACTACTGTTGCTGTTAAGCGGCTAAAAACTGATGGGGGGCCTGATGCAGATTCTGTGTTTTTAACTGAG ATTGAACTGATATCAAGACTCAATCATTGTCATGTGGTGCCTTTGCTTGGATACTGCTTGGAATCTCGAGGAAAACTGGCTGAGAGGCTACTAGTCTTTGAGTACGTGTCCAATGGCAACCTAAGAGATTGCCTGGATGGGGTTCAAGGAAAAGGACCCTTGGACTGGGGGACTCGTGTTAGCATTGCTTTTGGGTCTGCGAGGGGTTTGGAATATCTTCATGAAGCTGCTGCTCCAAGAATTTTGCATAGAGATGTCAAGTCCACCAATATTCTTTTGGACGAGAAGTTTAGAGCTAAA ATAACTGATCTTGGAATGGCAAAACGCTTGAGGAATGATGATCTTCCTAGCTGCTCAAATTCTCCTGCAAGAATGCAAGGAACTTTTGGATATTTTGCACCGGAGTATGCAATTATTGGAAAGGCCTGTCTTAAGTCAGATGTTTTCAGTTTTGGAGTGGTTCTTCTTGAGTTGATCAGTGGCCGACAGCCCATTCATAAAGTATCCAATAAAGGAGATGAAAGCCTTGTTATATGG GCTACCCCTCGTCTACAGGATAGTACACGAGTGATTTCAGAATTGCCTGACCCGCTTTTGAAAGGGAAGTTTCCCGAAGATGAGATGCACATAATGGCTTATTTAGCAAAGGAGTGCTTGCTTTTGGATCCTGATTCTCGACCAACCATGAGTGAGGTTGTCCAAATCCTTTCCACTATTGCACCTGAGACGTCTAGGAGGCGCAATTTTCCTCCAAACCTTTATCAG TGCTTATCCAGTCCAAGTACAAAAAGTGCAGTTGACATGGAGATGCCTGAGGAACATGATAATGGACCCATTGATGCAGAGAGCCTACAAAGAATCACATCTGCTAGGTGGTCTGCTTGGTATTCATTACAACAGAATTTAGACCGTACCCTATGTGTTGAGAACAGCAGGAAAGAGGTGGAGAACACATTGTCGATTGCTAGAAGTTGGCATGCCCCAGACGATGAAACAGTGGACTTAACTGAGCCCCGGTTCGAATCGTTTTGTATTGCAAGCATTCAATCTCCCTGA
- the LOC122651643 gene encoding receptor-like serine/threonine-protein kinase NCRK isoform X5 codes for MKLRLEVALACIIILLWFQYISCEEAGGDRWTCLCAVERFPKTVGLHGSSCFTACNCTSGFPVQPKHSSKHIFSKVAVYILLMCVLLTTVAFFASLACYIHRKGKCPLQLPLFSSDKGTSCNTTTNLISHRSNSMPEFKANVNSLLSPFTGCIWEASFTFRNKRGTVPGTIIEFTYSELEQATNKFSGVNLIGFGGSSHVYCGQLKDGTTVAVKRLKTDGGPDADSVFLTEIELISRLNHCHVVPLLGYCLESRGKLAERLLVFEYVSNGNLRDCLDGVQGKGPLDWGTRVSIAFGSARGLEYLHEAAAPRILHRDVKSTNILLDEKFRAKITDLGMAKRLRNDDLPSCSNSPARMQGTFGYFAPEYAIIGKACLKSDVFSFGVVLLELISGRQPIHKVSNKGDESLVIWATPRLQDSTRVISELPDPLLKGKFPEDEMHIMAYLAKECLLLDPDSRPTMSEVVQILSTIAPETSRRRNFPPNLYQCLSSPSTKSAVDMEMPEEHDNGPIDAESLQRITSARWSAWYSLQQNLDRTLCVENSRKEVENTLSIARSWHAPDDETVDLTEPRFESFCIASIQSP; via the exons ATGAAGCTCCGGTTGGAAGTTGCCCTTGCTTGCATCATTATCCTGCTCTGGTTTCAGTACATTTCTTGTG AAGAAGCTGGTGGAGATAGATGGACATGTCTTTGTGCTGTTGAGAGATTCCCGAAAACAGTTGGTCTCCATGGTTCCAGTTGTTTCACAGCCTGCAACTGCACATCTg GTTTCCCTGTTCAACCAAAACATTCATCGAAGCACATTTTCAGCAAAGTTGCTGTGTACATTCTCCTAATGTGTGTTTTGCTCACAACTGTTGCATTTTTTGCTTCATTGGCTTGCTATATACATAGGAAAGGAAAATGTCCTCTCCAACTTCCACTATTTTCATCAGATAAAGGCACAAGCTGCAATACCACTACCAACCTAATAAGTCATAGGTCTAATTCCATGCCAGAATTCAAAGCTAATGTGAATTCTCTTTTGAGTCCTTTCACAG GGTGCATATGGGAGGCTTCTTTCACATTTAGAAACAAAAGAGGAACAGTACCTGGAACAATTATTGAGTTTACGTACTCAGAATTGGAGCAAGCAACCAACAAGTTCTCCGGTGTCAATCTGATAGGATTTGGGGGGAGCAGTCATGTCTATTGTGGCCAGCTTAAAGATGGTACTACTGTTGCTGTTAAGCGGCTAAAAACTGATGGGGGGCCTGATGCAGATTCTGTGTTTTTAACTGAG ATTGAACTGATATCAAGACTCAATCATTGTCATGTGGTGCCTTTGCTTGGATACTGCTTGGAATCTCGAGGAAAACTGGCTGAGAGGCTACTAGTCTTTGAGTACGTGTCCAATGGCAACCTAAGAGATTGCCTGGATGGGGTTCAAGGAAAAGGACCCTTGGACTGGGGGACTCGTGTTAGCATTGCTTTTGGGTCTGCGAGGGGTTTGGAATATCTTCATGAAGCTGCTGCTCCAAGAATTTTGCATAGAGATGTCAAGTCCACCAATATTCTTTTGGACGAGAAGTTTAGAGCTAAA ATAACTGATCTTGGAATGGCAAAACGCTTGAGGAATGATGATCTTCCTAGCTGCTCAAATTCTCCTGCAAGAATGCAAGGAACTTTTGGATATTTTGCACCGGAGTATGCAATTATTGGAAAGGCCTGTCTTAAGTCAGATGTTTTCAGTTTTGGAGTGGTTCTTCTTGAGTTGATCAGTGGCCGACAGCCCATTCATAAAGTATCCAATAAAGGAGATGAAAGCCTTGTTATATGG GCTACCCCTCGTCTACAGGATAGTACACGAGTGATTTCAGAATTGCCTGACCCGCTTTTGAAAGGGAAGTTTCCCGAAGATGAGATGCACATAATGGCTTATTTAGCAAAGGAGTGCTTGCTTTTGGATCCTGATTCTCGACCAACCATGAGTGAGGTTGTCCAAATCCTTTCCACTATTGCACCTGAGACGTCTAGGAGGCGCAATTTTCCTCCAAACCTTTATCAG TGCTTATCCAGTCCAAGTACAAAAAGTGCAGTTGACATGGAGATGCCTGAGGAACATGATAATGGACCCATTGATGCAGAGAGCCTACAAAGAATCACATCTGCTAGGTGGTCTGCTTGGTATTCATTACAACAGAATTTAGACCGTACCCTATGTGTTGAGAACAGCAGGAAAGAGGTGGAGAACACATTGTCGATTGCTAGAAGTTGGCATGCCCCAGACGATGAAACAGTGGACTTAACTGAGCCCCGGTTCGAATCGTTTTGTATTGCAAGCATTCAATCTCCCTGA